A genomic region of uncultured Paludibaculum sp. contains the following coding sequences:
- the treY gene encoding malto-oligosyltrehalose synthase, giving the protein MPSPPNPVSTYRLQLNDDLGFDAVRQLVPYLADLGVTHLYLSPIWKARPHSRHGYDICDPAVISHELGGEQGFTGLCEAAAHHSMGIVLDYVANHMCADSLYNEAWRDVLRNGPSSQFAEYFDIDWQPVKDELQNKVLLPILGHQYGTALESGELQVVHHRGDFSLRYWEQNLPLNPRQCRIILRHREEALAEVLAEEPETHQEFLSILFQLDHLPHYTDDSQAAISDRVRELNIAGQRLARLLDQSEPLQRHIDVNVQEFNGQPGSPASFDLLHELLELQPYRLSYWRTALHEINYRRFFDINELAGLRMESPQVFESAHAKVVELMHSGRVQGLRLDHIDGLYDPTSYLHQLRETVACGHPACYIVVEKILASTERLTSEWPVDGTTGYEYLNQVNRLFVKPKNLESIRRIYHSFSRRSVDFEEICYSAKQQIISTSMVSELNVLAHELNRMSEEDRRCRDFTLDSLQEALREVVACFPVYRTYISPRGVGEYDRDVVDRAINDAVVRNPAMESSIFSFIRESLCPDFAEPEGRILARRLRLAQKFQQYTSPVQAKGIEDTAFYRYCPLASLNEVGGEPAALGSPLEDFHAANAYRQASSPRSMITTSTHDTKRGEDARVRVSVLSELPEEWRKHLRIWSKIVAPARTRTGGQVAPDRNDEYLFYQSLLAIWSVPQGWNDERLQSRIHEYMSKAIKEAKTHSSWINPSNEYDNALAHFIRSLMTEQHSAAFRESFGAFADRIAYFGALNSLSQLTLKLASPGVTDFYQGTEFWDLTLVDPDNRHPVDFDTRRNWFSRWRAQADYALNENRVYDFAQIGQQPDAGELKAAITAIGLNFRRENPDLLIDGRYAPLYASGPISDHVVAFARIQGEKVLLAAVLRWFTELLGDAPYGKAAEEWHETVLPVPAQLAGKSVVNLLTNERWTCAGSIPLRALFGRIPAALVTLT; this is encoded by the coding sequence ATGCCCAGTCCACCCAATCCTGTTAGTACTTATCGCTTACAGCTCAACGACGATCTCGGTTTCGACGCGGTGCGTCAGTTGGTCCCGTACCTTGCGGACCTGGGCGTCACTCATCTCTACCTCTCACCCATCTGGAAAGCGCGCCCCCATAGCCGGCACGGCTACGACATCTGCGATCCCGCGGTGATCAGTCACGAGCTTGGAGGTGAGCAGGGCTTCACCGGCCTCTGCGAGGCCGCGGCCCACCATTCCATGGGAATCGTCCTCGACTATGTAGCCAACCACATGTGCGCCGATTCGCTGTACAACGAAGCTTGGCGTGATGTTCTCCGCAACGGCCCTTCCTCGCAGTTTGCCGAGTACTTTGATATTGACTGGCAGCCCGTCAAGGACGAGCTTCAGAACAAGGTGCTGTTGCCGATTCTGGGTCATCAATATGGGACAGCTCTGGAGTCTGGAGAGCTGCAGGTCGTCCATCATCGTGGCGACTTTTCCCTACGTTACTGGGAACAGAATCTTCCGTTGAATCCCCGGCAGTGTCGCATCATACTTCGCCACAGGGAAGAGGCGTTGGCCGAAGTGCTGGCCGAGGAGCCAGAAACTCACCAGGAATTCCTCAGCATTCTGTTTCAGCTTGACCACCTTCCGCATTACACGGACGATTCCCAAGCCGCCATCTCTGACCGCGTCCGAGAACTCAATATCGCCGGCCAACGGCTTGCGCGGCTGTTGGATCAATCGGAGCCGCTACAGCGGCACATTGATGTGAACGTCCAGGAATTCAACGGTCAGCCTGGCAGCCCCGCCAGTTTCGACTTGCTGCATGAACTGCTGGAATTGCAGCCCTATCGCCTCAGCTACTGGCGTACCGCACTGCACGAAATCAACTATCGCCGCTTCTTTGACATCAACGAGCTCGCCGGACTGCGGATGGAGTCGCCCCAGGTTTTTGAGTCGGCCCACGCCAAAGTCGTCGAGTTGATGCATTCCGGCCGCGTCCAGGGACTGCGTCTCGATCACATCGACGGGCTTTACGACCCGACCAGCTATCTGCATCAATTGCGAGAAACCGTGGCCTGCGGTCATCCGGCCTGTTATATCGTCGTGGAGAAGATTCTCGCCTCCACTGAGCGGCTCACCTCCGAATGGCCGGTGGATGGCACCACCGGCTATGAGTATTTGAACCAGGTGAATCGCCTGTTCGTGAAACCAAAGAACCTCGAGTCGATTCGCCGCATCTACCACAGCTTCTCGCGCCGCAGCGTGGATTTCGAGGAGATCTGTTACTCCGCCAAACAGCAGATTATTTCGACCTCGATGGTCAGCGAACTGAATGTGCTGGCGCACGAATTGAATCGCATGTCGGAAGAGGATCGACGTTGTCGCGACTTCACTCTCGACAGTCTCCAGGAGGCCTTGCGCGAGGTCGTGGCCTGCTTCCCCGTCTACCGCACCTATATCAGCCCGCGCGGTGTCGGTGAGTACGACCGGGATGTAGTTGACAGAGCGATCAACGACGCTGTTGTCCGGAATCCCGCGATGGAATCGTCGATCTTCTCCTTCATTCGAGAGAGCCTGTGTCCTGATTTCGCCGAGCCCGAAGGACGCATCCTGGCGCGCCGCCTAAGGTTGGCTCAGAAGTTCCAGCAGTACACGAGCCCAGTGCAGGCCAAGGGGATTGAGGATACCGCCTTCTATCGCTATTGCCCCCTCGCCTCCCTCAACGAAGTGGGTGGCGAGCCGGCTGCCCTCGGTTCGCCGCTCGAGGACTTTCACGCCGCCAATGCCTACCGCCAGGCCAGCAGTCCGCGTTCGATGATTACCACATCCACGCACGACACCAAGCGTGGGGAGGATGCCCGCGTGCGCGTCAGCGTGCTGTCGGAGTTGCCCGAAGAGTGGCGTAAGCACTTGCGTATTTGGTCGAAGATCGTTGCGCCGGCCCGTACCCGGACGGGCGGACAGGTCGCGCCAGACCGGAATGACGAATACCTTTTCTACCAGAGCCTCCTGGCCATTTGGTCGGTACCCCAGGGCTGGAACGACGAACGGCTGCAGAGCCGCATTCACGAGTACATGTCCAAGGCCATCAAGGAGGCCAAGACTCACTCGAGCTGGATCAATCCCTCCAACGAGTACGACAACGCTCTTGCGCATTTCATCCGTAGCCTGATGACGGAACAGCACTCCGCGGCATTCCGTGAGTCGTTCGGCGCCTTTGCCGACCGGATCGCCTATTTTGGGGCGCTGAACTCCCTCTCGCAGCTCACCTTGAAGCTTGCCTCACCGGGAGTCACCGATTTCTATCAGGGCACCGAGTTCTGGGATCTGACACTTGTGGACCCCGACAATCGCCACCCCGTCGACTTCGACACCCGTCGGAACTGGTTCAGCCGTTGGCGCGCTCAGGCTGACTATGCACTCAATGAGAACCGTGTCTACGATTTCGCGCAGATCGGCCAGCAGCCCGATGCGGGCGAACTGAAAGCGGCTATCACCGCGATTGGGCTGAACTTTCGGCGAGAGAACCCCGACTTGCTGATCGACGGCCGATATGCGCCGCTCTACGCCTCAGGCCCAATCAGCGATCACGTGGTGGCGTTCGCGCGGATTCAAGGTGAGAAGGTACTGCTCGCCGCCGTCCTTCGCTGGTTCACTGAGCTTCTGGGTGATGCGCCCTACGGGAAGGCCGCGGAGGAGTGGCACGAGACTGTGCTTCCGGTACCCGCGCAACTAGCCGGCAAAAGTGTCGTGAACCTACTCACTAACGAGCGATGGACCTGCGCCGGGTCAATTCCGTTGCGCGCGCTTTTTGGCCGCATACCCGCAGCGCTGGTCACCCTGACCTAG